The DNA window TCAGCTCGAACAATTGATCCTCGTACCACTCCTGGCAGGCGACCTCGGCGACGATCTGCTGCGCCAGCACGTCCAGCGGTGCCTGGGGAATCACCAGGGTGTCCAGCTCGCCGCGGCGCACGCAGTCGAGCAGCGCCGCGCATTCGATCAGGTCGTCACGCGAGGTCGGGAACAGCCGCCCGCGGGGGACCCCTGAGATCTGGTGGCCGGAGCGGCCGATGCGCTGGAGGAAGGCTGCGATCGAGCGCGGCGAGCCGAGCTGGCAGACCAGGTCGACCTCGCCGATGTCGATGCCGAGCTCGAGCGATGCGGTGGCGACCAAGAGGCGCAGCTCGCCGCGCTTGAGCCGCTGTTCGGCGTCGAGGCGCTGCTCGCGGGCGAGGCTGCCGTGGTGCGCGGCCACTGCGTCGTGGCCCAGGCGCTCGGAGAGGTGGCGCGCCGCGCGCTCGGCCATCCGTCGGGTATTGACGAAGACCAGGGTCGTGCGTTCGCCGCGCGCAAGCTCGGCGAGCCGGTCGTAGACCCGCTCCCACACATCGTTGGCCATTACCGCGGCCAGCGGTACCGGTGGCACCTCGATGGCGAGCTCGCGCCGGCGCGCATGGCCGATGTCGACGATCTCGCAGTCGCCATCTCCCGAGCGGCCGACCAAAAAGCGTGCTACCGCCTCGATCGGGTGCTGCGTCGCTGAGAGCCCGACGCGCGCGAGCGGTTGGCCGCACAGCGCCTGCAGCCGCTCGAGGCTCAGCGCAAGGTGGCTGCCACGCTTGGTGCCGGCGACGGCGTGGATCTCATCGACGATCACCGCCCGGGTGCTGGCGAGCATCCGCCGACCGGAGTCCGAACCAAGCAGCACATAGAGCGACTCAGGCGTGGTCACCAGGATATGCGGCGGGCGCTTGCGCATCGCTACGCGCTCGCGGCTCGGCGTGTCGCCGGTGCGCACCGCGGCGCGAATGGCGATCTCCGGCAGCCCGCGCGCGCGCAGCTCGTCGCGAATTCCGGCCAGCGGCGCTTCCAGGTTGAGCTGGATATCGTTGGACAGCGCCTTGAGCGGCGAGACGTAGACCACCGTGGTCTGGTCGGGCAGCTCGCCACCGGCGGCCAGGCCCTGGCGGACCAGCTCATCGATCGCGGCGAGAAACGCAGTCAGCGTCTTGCCCGAGCCGGTGGGCGCCGCCACCAGCGTATGACGCCCAGCGCGGATCGAAGGCCAGGCCGCGACCTGCGCCGCGGTCGGGTGCTCGAAGGCACGCCTGAACCAGCCGGCCACCGCCGGGTGGAAGGCGTCGAGCACGGCATCCGACGCCACCGTGGGCGTGGAAGGGGAGGGAGAGCGGTCCATCCAAGCAATATGGCGGCTCGGCGGCGGGAAACAAGCGCATCGTGTCGCCTTGCGCCGTCGGTTCGAAGCGAAACCGACATCGAATGTTCACTTCCTCGCCATCGTCTAGACAAGTGGGGGTCACATCCGTCGCGCAGACTCTCGTCATCGAACGAGCCGTGGATCGATACCTCTCCACCGCTGGTTTCCATCGATGAGGACGCGAGTCATGACACCGGTGATCAAAGTCTCAATGCTGAGCAAGACCTTCGGCGCACGCCGTGTACTCGACCAGATCGGCTTCGAGGTGGCGCCGGGCGAACGGGTGGCGTTGATCGGGCCCTCCGGCGCGGGTAAGTCGACGCTGCTGCGCCAGCTGGTTGGGCTGAGCCATCCCGATCGCGGCAGCCCGGCACGGGTCGAGGTGCTTGGCCGCGCGCTTTCGCGCGCGGGCCGGGTGCGGCGCGGCTCCCGGGCCGAGCGGCTGCGCACCGGCTACATCTTCCAGCAGTTCAATCTGGCCGGGCGGCTGAACGTACTGACCAACGTGCTGATTGGTCGGCTCGGGGCGATGCCGCGAATGCGTGCGCTGTGCGGGTGGTTCTGCGCCGATGAGCGGCGCATGGCGCTCGACGCACTGGCGCGGGTCGGCATCGATCACCTCGCCGGCCAGCGCGCCAACACCCTTTCCGGCGGACAGATGCAGCGTGTCGCGATCGCTCGCGCGCTGGTCCAGGACGCCGAGCTGATCCTCGCCGACGAGCCGATCGCCTCGCTCGATCCGAGAGCCGCGCGCGAGGTGATGGAAATCCTCGAACGAGTCAGCCGCGAGGATGGACGCACGCTCCTGGTCTCGCTGCATCAGGTCGACTACGCCCGGCGTCACTGCGAGCGGGCGATCGCGCTCAAGGATGGGCGGCTCTACTTCGACGGGCCGATCGGGGAGCTCACCGACGACCGGCTCGAAAGCCTCTACGACAACCTCGCGCTCGATGCCATCGGTGTCGAGCGCGATGCGCGCCGTCGCGCGCTGGACGTGCCGGGCGGCATGCTCGGCGCCACCGGCTGACTTCCCATCGATCCTCGTCCGATCCAACGGAGAACCGATCATGAAACTTGCCGCCAGGCTTCGCACTCCACTGCTGCTGCTGGGAATGGGCATCTCCTCGGTCGCGTCGTTCCAGACCCAGGCCGCGGAGACGATCAATTTCGGCATCATCTCCACCGAGTCGAGCCAGAACCTCGCCCAGGTCTGGCAGCCGTTCCTCGACGACATGTCGCGTGAGCTCGGCGTCGAGGTGAAGCCGTTCTTCGCCACCGACTACGCGGCGGTGATCCAGGCGATGCGTTTCAACCAGATCGATCTGGCCTGGTACGGCAACAAGTCGGCGATGGAGGCGGTCGATCGCGCCGGTGGCGAGGTCTTCGTCCAGACCACCGCCGCCAACGGCGACCCGGGCTATTGGAGCCTGATGATCGTCAATCAGGATGCGCCCTACCAGGATATCGACCAGGTGCTCGCCGACGCCGACAAGCTGACCTTCGGCAACGGCGACCCGAATTCGACCTCGGGCTACCTGGTACCGGGCTACTACGTCTTCGCCCAGCGCAACGTCGATCCGAGCACCGCATTCAGGCGCACCCTCAACACCAATCACGAGACCAACGCGCTGTCGGTGGCCAATGGCCAGGTCGACGTGGCGACCTTCAACACCGAGGGCATGGAGCGGCTCAAGCAGGTCAACCCCACCGCCGCGGCCCGACTGCGCGAGGTGTGGCGTTCGCCGCTGATCCCCTCCGATCCGCTGGTCTGGCGCAAGAACCTCGACGACGAAGAGAAGGAGAAACTGCGCGCGTTCTTCCTCGATTACGGCACCACCGCCGAGCAGCAGCAGATACTCGCCGACCTGCAGTGGGGGCGCTTCCAGCCTTCCGATGACGACCAGCTGCTGCCGATCCGCCAGCTGGAGCTGTTCCGCGAGCGTACCCAGCTGGCCGCCCGCGACGATGGCGACGGCGAGGCCAGGCGCGCTCGGCTGGCGGAGATCGACGCCCAGCTGGAGCAGATCGAGCAGCGTATCGAGACCCGCAGCGCGCAGGCCGGAAGCACGCAGGCACCGCCGCTCGCCGCTGCGCAGTGAAGACTTCGCGCGCGGCCGCACCCGCGCGCTTCGACCGACGCATGGAAGGACCAAGCATGACTCCGACCGCTTCCCCCGTGCCGGCCCTTGGCGGCAAGCGCAGCGTCAAGACCCTGTTGCTGTGGACCGTGATGCTGCTGGTGCTCGCCTGGGCTTGGCAAGGCGCCGAGATGGCGCCGCTGCTGCTGGTCGAAAACGCCGGCAACATGGCAATCCTCGCCAGCGAGTTCTTTCCACCGGCGACCGGTGGCCTGTGGCACTACATCGATCTGATGATCGTCACCGTGCAGATCGCGATCTGGGGCACGGCTCTGGCGATCATCTGTGCGGTGCCCTGCGGCCTGCTCTCCTCGGAAAACCTCACCCCTTGGTGGATCCACCAGCCGGTGCGCCGGCTGATGGACGCCGCGCGTTCGATCAACGAACTGGTGTTCGCGATGCTCTTCGTCGTCGCCGTCGCCGTCGGCCTCGGGCCGTTCGCCGGCACGCTGGCGCTGTTCGTCCATACCACCGGGGTGCTGGCCAAGCTGTTCTCCGAAGCGGTCGAGGCCTCGGAGCCCGGACCGATGGAGGGCGTGCGGGTCACCGGCGCGGGGCGGATCGAGGAGATCCTGTTCGGTTTGATTCCCCAGGTGCTGCCGCTTTGGATCTCGGTGAGCCTCTATCGCTTCGAGTCGAACATCCGCTCGGCCACGGTGCTCGGCATGGTCGGCGGTGGCGGCATCGGCGTGGCGCTGTGGGAGACCCTGCGCGGTTTCCAGTACGCCGAGACTGCGACCGTGATGCTGGTGATCATCGTCGCGGTGAGCCTGCTCGATATCGCCTCCCAACGGCTGCGCAAGCGCTTCGTCTGAAGCGCTTTTCATTCTCCCATCCTCTCCGATGGAGTGCGGATGTCTAGACAACTCGCCGCCGCCCCGATGTATCGACGGCTCGCCGAGACCCTGGCCGACGAACTTCGCGCGGGCTGTCACGGGCGCGAATGGCTGCCCACCGAACAGGCCCTGGCCGCGCGCTTCGCGGTCAACCGCCATACCGTGCGACGGGCGCTCGACGAGCTGGCGCGAGCCGGCCTGGTCAGCCGCCACCAGGGGCTCGGCACCCGGATCGTCGATCGCCATATCGACTATGCGGTGACCCGCAGCAGCAAGGTCTCGCGCAATCTCGCCGAGCTCGGGCTGGTCGCCGAGACCCTCTGCCTGGACCAGCGGCTGGTCGTTGCGCCCGAGGCCGTCGCGCGGCGCTTCAGCGTCGATGGCGTGACGCCGGACGAACTGCTCCGCGTCGATACCCTGCGGCTCAGCGAGGGCGCGCCGCTCTTGCGCTTGCGCCACTGGTTCGATCCCGCCTGGGTGCCCGATTGGTGCGCGTACTATCGCGGCGGCTCGACCCGGGCGCTGCTCGCCCGGCGCTACGGCCTGCGTCTTGCCCGCCGCCGGGTGCGGATCGAGGCCTGTCTCGCCGATGGCGAAGACGCGCTGCTGCTGCGCTGCGCCAAGGGCGCGCCGCTGCTTTCGCTGGCAAGCGACAACCATGAGCCCGGCGGTCGGCTGGTCGAGCACTCGGTCTCCCGTGGCCGCGCCGACCGACTCGCCTATCGCTTCGATTTCTCCCCTTCGCAACACGGCGACGACGCCGAGGAGCTTCGATGAGTGATGATCCCCAGGGCAGCGCGGCGCGCGCCCAGCGCCAGCGCCT is part of the Halotalea alkalilenta genome and encodes:
- a CDS encoding GntR family transcriptional regulator, giving the protein MSRQLAAAPMYRRLAETLADELRAGCHGREWLPTEQALAARFAVNRHTVRRALDELARAGLVSRHQGLGTRIVDRHIDYAVTRSSKVSRNLAELGLVAETLCLDQRLVVAPEAVARRFSVDGVTPDELLRVDTLRLSEGAPLLRLRHWFDPAWVPDWCAYYRGGSTRALLARRYGLRLARRRVRIEACLADGEDALLLRCAKGAPLLSLASDNHEPGGRLVEHSVSRGRADRLAYRFDFSPSQHGDDAEELR
- the phnE gene encoding phosphonate ABC transporter, permease protein PhnE, which translates into the protein MTPTASPVPALGGKRSVKTLLLWTVMLLVLAWAWQGAEMAPLLLVENAGNMAILASEFFPPATGGLWHYIDLMIVTVQIAIWGTALAIICAVPCGLLSSENLTPWWIHQPVRRLMDAARSINELVFAMLFVVAVAVGLGPFAGTLALFVHTTGVLAKLFSEAVEASEPGPMEGVRVTGAGRIEEILFGLIPQVLPLWISVSLYRFESNIRSATVLGMVGGGGIGVALWETLRGFQYAETATVMLVIIVAVSLLDIASQRLRKRFV
- the phnC gene encoding phosphonate ABC transporter ATP-binding protein — its product is MTPVIKVSMLSKTFGARRVLDQIGFEVAPGERVALIGPSGAGKSTLLRQLVGLSHPDRGSPARVEVLGRALSRAGRVRRGSRAERLRTGYIFQQFNLAGRLNVLTNVLIGRLGAMPRMRALCGWFCADERRMALDALARVGIDHLAGQRANTLSGGQMQRVAIARALVQDAELILADEPIASLDPRAAREVMEILERVSREDGRTLLVSLHQVDYARRHCERAIALKDGRLYFDGPIGELTDDRLESLYDNLALDAIGVERDARRRALDVPGGMLGATG
- the phnD gene encoding phosphonate ABC transporter substrate-binding protein — protein: MKLAARLRTPLLLLGMGISSVASFQTQAAETINFGIISTESSQNLAQVWQPFLDDMSRELGVEVKPFFATDYAAVIQAMRFNQIDLAWYGNKSAMEAVDRAGGEVFVQTTAANGDPGYWSLMIVNQDAPYQDIDQVLADADKLTFGNGDPNSTSGYLVPGYYVFAQRNVDPSTAFRRTLNTNHETNALSVANGQVDVATFNTEGMERLKQVNPTAAARLREVWRSPLIPSDPLVWRKNLDDEEKEKLRAFFLDYGTTAEQQQILADLQWGRFQPSDDDQLLPIRQLELFRERTQLAARDDGDGEARRARLAEIDAQLEQIEQRIETRSAQAGSTQAPPLAAAQ